The Salvelinus sp. IW2-2015 linkage group LG4q.2, ASM291031v2, whole genome shotgun sequence genome includes the window cgggaccaggagaaatggacatgggaggacgagctggacggaaaaggaccctgggcagagccagagaaTATCGCcgccaaagcagagctggaggcagcaaaaagcggagaggcggcgttttgaggagctagctcggcagcagGAGCCGGATCTGGGTTAACCATTGGAAGATTAAACAGGTGCCCACTTCccgcgcccacttcccaggcttaccgtggagagcgggagtacgggcagacaccgtgttatgcggaagacgCAGACGGTGTctctgtacgtgtgcttagcccggtgcggtacattccagctccacgtatcggccggctagagtgagcattgagccaggtgccatgaagcggctcaacgcatctggtctccagtgcgtctcctcgggccggcaatacatggcaccagccttactcatggtgtcccggttcgccaacacagcccagtgcgggttattccacctcccgcctggtcgggctacggggagcattcaaccaggtaaggttgggcagctcggtgctcaagggagccagtcgCCTGCACGGTctggtatatccggcgccaccttcccgcgcCCAGCCAGtaaccagtgcctacaccacgcaccaggcttcctgtgcgtctccagagcctgttcctcctccgcactctccctgtagtgcgtgtctccagcccagtacctccagttccggcaccagcaCCAAGCTCCTGTGCGCtctcagagccctgtacgcactgttccttctccccgcactcgcctgaggtgcgtgccctcagcccggtaccatcagtgccggtaccacgcaccaggctatagtgcgcctcgagagtccagtgtgcctgttcctgctcccgcactagccttgaggtgcgtgtctccagtccagtACCACAGTTCCGCCGGCACCAGCACaggctactgtgcgcctcagcaggtcagagtcggcgtCTGTCAAAGCCGCCTGCACATGCGCCTGCCAGGCGCCGTCGAGCTGCCGCCTGCCCATTGAgcgccgtctgtccgagccgtaagcgcgtctgtcccgagccgtcagagccgccgtctgtccgagccgtacagagcgcccgtctgtcccgagccgtcagagcgccgtctgtcccgagccgtcagagccgcccgtctgtccgagccgtcagagccgccgctCTGTCCGAGCCGCCAGAAGCCGCCGCCCGTCCGGAGCCGCCGCCGCCGTCAGGAGCGCGCGAGCcgccgcagtcaggagccgcagagcccgccagtcaggagccgccagagccgccgcgccagtcagagccgccaagATGCCGCCGCGCTCATTGTCGGAGCACGCCAACCGGTCCGCTCCGCGCCCTCCAGTGGGCCAGGGAGAGGCCAGGCCGCCCCGCGGCTTTCACGGAGTCAGCTTTGTATAGCCCGCCAGACAGCCGCCCGCCCAGTCAACAGATCCGAAGACAAGCGCTGATGTCCGCTGCTGCGACGCTCATGAGCATGCCTGCCAGTCTGAGCTGGctccgccagtcatgagctgccctcacagtcatgagctgccctcagtcccgCCCTCTCGAGTCCCAGTATCAGGGATAGTAGCACTCAACGTACACAGTCGCGAGAGCTGTCCTCTCCCAGCTTCCAGTCCACCAGGCACGCTGCCCTCTGAGTCCGGAGCATGCCATTagtcggagctgcccttcagtccagagctgcctctctgtccggagctgcccctctgtcctgagctacctctctgtcctgagctgtctcctcaatttagtggggaccttggtgaggattcctaggccaaggtcgagggcgagggtcgccactcaaggacgctaaggagggggacaaagacaatggtggagtggtggcctcgtcctgcgccggagccgccaccgcggacagatgcccacccagaccctccccttgagttttaggggtgcgttcggagtccgcacctcaggagggggggtactgtcacgtcctgaccatagttcttatgtgttttgcttgttttagtgttggtcaggacgtgagctgggtgggcattctatgttgtgtgtctagtttgtctgtttctgtgttcggcctaatatggttctcaatcagaggcagctgtcaatcgttgtccctgattgagaatcatatggccatatggctgtggcttgttttgtgttggggatttgtgggtggttgtttcctgtctttgtgttttgtctgcaccagaaaggactgtatcggttttgccacatttgttattttgtagttttgtaagtgttcacgttttcgttcgtattaaacatgttgagcactggctacgctgcgtgttggtccgatccctgttacactctctcttctcgtgaagagagggaaggctgccgttacagtagGAATGCGTCGCTTGCACGGGTTACATGCCGTGTTCACatactagtcggaactaggaaactctgacatgtctgacttgctaactggttgtagttatacacgtgccacGTTCAACGAATCAGCAAGTCTCTCCGACTTCAATGCGttcagacaactgggaactctattTTTTTttgctccaactgggaaaatagttttgaacagtcatcccactcagaattccaactcgaaactctggcatctttctataGCTCCGACCGGAAAGTCACTGACATCATGAATTGACCTCGTTATTTtcttctgagttcccagttgtcttggaaGCGCCAATAAAGGCAGGCAAGAGTACAATGTAGCAGTAGGGGTATATATCAAATCTCAACTCTCAAAAAGTTTACAATATGCTACAGATAACATAACAATACAAATTCTCCAGGACTACCTTTAGAGTGCAGTAGTAAACCAGCATCTATTAAGAAGAAAagctctctttccatctcctctctttctcacttcctCCGGTCCTCTAGTTCCTCCTCAGAGAGTATGTCATGGGGGGTGGAGGGCCGAGGCACGACGTGacctttgacccccccctttcCTGTTCTGCAGGAAGTCCTGGATCTCCCCCGGCAACAGACAGAAATTCTCCTGGTACTCCGCCTCCACTGCACCCTGCAgctggggtcagaggtcagagttaGGAGAAAGGGgtagaggtcaggggttataGTTAGATGCtagaggtttagggttagggttacagatTTAAAGGTAAGAGGTCATGGGTTAGTTGGTATGTCACCTTTGGTTTCTCATCAAGAATTTGCTGCTGGATGTCTTTGTGCTGCTTCACCAGTCTCTCTTGGCGTTTTGCCTGAGCATCCTCCAGCtagagcagggaagagagaggttaCCTTCAGTGATTGGACTGCTCCATCTTGGAAGCGCTATCACTTCACAGGAAAATAACAGTACCAGACGTCACGCCGTTGATTCTCCAACAAGAGTACAGAGTGATGTCTGGCCACGAGCAGtggaggaaaaagtacccaatcatcatacttgagtaaaagtaaagataccttaatagaaaattactcaagtaaaagtgaaagtcacccagtaaaatactagagTAAAAGTCTCAAGTAGTattgggttttaaatatacttaagttaaatatatatatgctacaatatgcttaagtatcaaaagtaaaagcacaaataatttcaaattacttatattaagcaaaccagacagcacagttttcttgttttgtttaatttacagatagccaggggcacactccaacactcagacataatttacaaatgtttagtgagtccaccataTTAGAGGCAGTAgaggtgaccagggatgttctcttgataagtatgtgaattggaccattttcctgtcaccCTCCACctctcaaaatgtattttgggtctcagggaaaatgtatggagtaaaaattacataattttcttcaggaatgtagtgaagtaaaagtgaaagtagtcaaaaatatataatagtgaagtacagataccccccaaaaatgacttaagtagtactttaaagtatttttacttaagtactttacaccactatcCACGAGAGACTATCTGACCCCCAATCCTTCCATCCTTACCCTTTTGATGTTCTGTACCACTTCATTCACATATGATTTGTTGATCTCCAACTTCCCCCTAACAACAGAATAATAAATAGTCATacatacagaaatccagcctctctttctgtcacacacacaaacatagagtTCTCTTTGCTGGAGCTTCTTCCCTATGCACTGGAGTCTCCGCTCCTCCTCTTCTCGCCGGCATGCACGCCTGGTCAGGGGCATGGCATGCGGTGTGAACTGCATCCCATCGCTACTGGTAGTCCAGCACAATTGTACCTATCCATGAAAAAGAGCACCACCTGTTGGTCGTGGTTTCCGAAAGATGTGCCGGTTTAGTATAGATTCATCTGTCCCAGAGTCCTGGTAAGAGGACTGATAATGACCAGCAGGAGACAGGGATACAATTCACACTTTATTTCACACCCAAGACAGGTACACATGACTTTACAGAGGAGAAAACTAGTTGTAGTGTATAGTGGTTTTATGGTCATGAATGCGCTAACACTAGTGATGGAATGTCCAGAGAATAAGCAGCCAAGAAGTGAGGACCATAGGTGAGTCCTTGAATGTTTGTGCAGCCAGGTTAGTCAACTTGTTGTTAATTCCTGGAGCTGTAGTGAGAGACTGAGGTACtgatagaaggggggggggggctgttaccCCACCAGATAGGGTCTGTGATTGGCTGACCAGGTTCCCTGATTGACTGAGTTCCCTGTAAACCTGGTCGTACCCTGACACAGAGGGGTATGAAGTGATCTCTGCCACTGGACAATGGGGTCAGGTTGAGGCGGGGGATAGTACCCTACCTCAGCAGTAAAATGCTACAAAGTTTGTCTCTTCAGAGCCAGGGAGAGGGTTTAATGATTGAAGTTATAGGGTTTGGTACACTTACTCTTCTACCAAGTGCTTCTCTTTTGTCATAGCTTCTTTGATTTTCTCTGTTCTCCTTTTGTCCATTTTCTTTTTCAGGTCTTTTTTTTCTCTGCAAAGGTGAAGCATCACAAATTATATATTTGATAGAATTATATCCAATTATATCTCTATAGTACACTAACTTCGCATCTCTGTTAAACTGATGTCTCACAGTCATATCAAACTCACTTGTCACAGATGTCTTTTAATTTCTTCATCTGGTTGTTCTGGCTTTCCTCAGTCACTGTAGTCAGTTTCTCACTCATCTGCAATAGTGGTGATATACAGTATTGGAATGTACAATTATGTAATAtataatctgtgtgtgtgcgtgttacctGTTTGATGTGTTCTCGTTTGAGGTATTTCTCGCTGTAGTATTGTTCCTGTCTCAACTCCAGtagctgttgctgttgttgttctcTCAGCTCCCTCAGTTGCCCCTCTCCATCCTCATCAAACTGCTTCAGTTCAGCCTTCCCTCCGGGTGACAaacttctaacacacacacacacacacacacacacacacacacacacacacacacacttgacatgaGTCAGGGGTTAgggacaacacacatacacacacaaccctacACTCTACCAGATCTGCCTACCCTCCACCCTACCTACCTTGTCTTACCATGTTGTTTAGTCTTCAGGAGAGcgttgtgtctgcgtgtgtgttggTTCTGAGCCTGGTTGTACTTGGTGGTCTGTTCCTTCACCATCTCCAAAGTCTTCTTCTGGTGTCTCTTCACCACATCCTTCATCTCCCTGTAGTGTCTCTTCTGCTCCAGCACTATCAGCTTGTGTTGCCTGAGCTCCTCTAGTGTGGCCGCCTCCATATCTGAACAGGCAGAGACCACACAGTGGAACACATAGACTACACACCATCTTATActgacaacacaccaccaccacacacacacacaacccctcccccctttctccctctgacCTATCAGAACGCTCTGCACCATGTTTTCAGTCTTCGCCGCTGGTTTGGTTGGTTCTGAAACAACTAGAAAATGATGATTGGTTGGCGTGACTGATTGGTTGGCGTGCTCCGTTCCTAATGAGAAAATCATTCATGTCAATACATCTGCAGTGACATTGTAGCAGTCTTGGGTGTGGCAATAGCAGATAGAAGTTAGCGGGTCAGGGTCAGGGGTTACCTGTAGCTGCAGACTGGGGTGTATTAGTCAGAGTTCTGGGTGTGACGGTAGGGCTGGGGCTGAGACCGTTCTCCAAAGGAGCAGATCGTAGGTTGGCTTTTGGCTCAGCAAGCCCGGGTTGATCAGCATTAGCCTCAATCTTTAAtacaataacacaacaacaatagCAATGTAACGGTACTTCTAAATACGTACATTGTTTTTACTGTCCATAATTTTCAACCACAAAACCCTAGTTTGACCACAAACCTCTTTGCtggtctcctcctcccctcttcctccagaTGAGAGCAGCCAGCTGTTGGACCGCTGCTCCAAGAGATTTACATACCGGATGGGGTTAGACAGCGCCTCgattacatcacacacaccacacccacacccacacccacacaccccacacacacacacacacacacacacacacacaccacaccacacacacacacacacacacacacacacacacacacacacacacacacacacacattagggaTTAGCCTTGATACTATGTGGACAAACTGAACTCTAAACTGGTACTAAGCTTACATAGAGACCTCCAGGTCTAATAGGCATTGTCGTATACCAGACCTACCTGCAAAGGTGTCTGGGACATAGTCCTTCACTTCAATGTAGACAAACACAGCAGGCAGAATCAGAGACTGGTTCTTCTCATTCCTCAGGCCGATGTAGCGATAACCTGAGATAGATAAAACACAGTTAATAACCTGAGAACAACAGAGGACAATAGGGACTATAGAGAAAGAGATGACAAACTCATTGCAGAGGCAGTGTTTACTGTTTATAGGTAAATAGAATGTTTACCGGGCCGTATGGCTGGCACAGGGATAATACGGTGACCTATGAACTTTCCTCCTTCCTCAAACGCAGTGATTCTCAGAGAGGCCAACGTGGGGAGAACCACCTGCAACAACACAATTATACACAGTCATACATGGATATACTTTAACATTATACACAATTATACAGTTAAAATAATACAGTTTTACGCAGTTATACAGTTATACTGTTACTCTTCAATATTATACACTTGCGTTCTATggttatacagcttgttgagacCTGAAGAATTCCCTAGGTTTTagctcagagggctaacacagtccCATTTTATGGCGTGCAGGAGACCTGGTTTCAAACCCAGTTGGTCACTGTTTCTCACCTTCTTGAAGATAATTGGCTCTTCGTCCCAGACTGGGTTTATAGCGTTGCTCTGGGACGTCTTGGTCTTCAGGGCTTTTCTCCTGGTGTCCACAGGAAGACCAAACATGTCCAGCTCTATGTACACACCTACCTTCTTGTCGCTCAGAAACTGGCCTGAGATTATCTGTAGGAGAGAAGCTCATTTCATAACACCAGTTTAGTCTAAACTAACTGGTTAATTAGTTAACcacagtgtgttgtgttatggtATTTTGTAACTCTTACCTTGACCTTGACAGTGTTGGCCACTATGCCGTCCACGGTGCTCTCAGCGAACGGGTCAAAGTGTTTGTCTGGTCTTCTCATGAACTCTGGTTTCAGTCTGTAGCCGCTCTTCCCATTGTACTCATACATGCCCAGGTTCAACTGCATAGACAggtctgggagagagagcgagagaggtcagGGGGAGGTCAGAGGTTAAGAGAGGTCAGTGGTTATAGGTAAAGTAAGCAGTGCTGCTTCacctatagtttgtgaacaattTATTTTATTAGATCACATCGAGGGCAACACAATCAAAATGTCTCACCTATCGTTTGGAAGTTGAGTGCCACCAGCTGGCAGCCAGCATTCCAGAAGAGTTGTGGCATGTAGTTGGAGGAGTCCACCCTCGTGCCTTTAGGGTAGATACGACTCAACTGCTGCTTGTTATATCTGAGAGGACAGGTTAAAGAcatttacatgacattacattacgGTGAGTAGAGTAGAGCCTTTGTATAGTCACCTGCTTTGATGAGACTAAACTGCAGCTATTCTTTAATGGAATAAGCTAAGATAGAGCAACGTGACCCTTGAGAGGAAAGTAATCAACAACATGACAAACTAATACTGGAGTTGAGTTCGGGTTCAGGGTTGTAGTTGGGGTTATTTACAGGTCAGCTGAATCTTAAGGATACTCCACAAACTCCACGGGCGACTTGGTGAGGTGCTCCAGAGCTTTAGTCTCCACAAATGATGACATTTGATAGCTACGATTAACCTCTGGGGAAAGAACATAATGGTttattatgtgtttgtgtgtgtttgtttgtgcgtgcgtCTTTGTGTATTTGCAGTGAGCCAGCATACTTTTGGAAGCCTCGAAGGAGTTGAACTTGGTGGGCTGGATGTAGTTGACCAGAGTGGACATCTCCTCTGTAGCTACGGCCTCCGGTTCCTCTGCTGTCCCCTGGAGACAAAGTCATCACATAACAGGCAGCCATGTTACCCCAACCCTGACCCTTCACCTCTAACCTACAGTACATCACCAGTGTTAAAGGGTAACCAAGTAACCATGGTAGCAGAGTGCAAGCTACTGAACTCACTTCATCTGAAGTCTTCTtacagtcatcatcatcatcatcgtcatcgtcTTCAGCCTCTATTTCCCCCGAAAGAAGAGAAGAATCTGTTTACATTTTCATGAACTCAAAAAGAGACAAATGTTCGCCGACTCTTATAAAAGGCTTCTAGAGACCTTCACCAGCTCTAATGATAgtggtgaaaatgatgaatatgatttttattattatcataatttttaTACATTAGAGCACACTTGCAGTCAGGCTCACCGGCTGTGATGTTGCTAGGAGATGAGGGTTCATCTGTTGCCTGTTCCTCTGCTGCGTCCTGGTTGGCTGGATGCTCTGCCAGTTGCTTGTTGCCATGGGCAGCCGGGGGCTTGTGGGATTTCTTGTTCTTGATGAGGATCTTACCCATCAGCTCCTGAGGACTTGGCAAGGGTACCCCAGACTCCAGCTAacagacgaacacacacacacacacacacacacacacacacacaccaacccaccccccaccgcacacacacacatatcagagCGCGTGTGCATGCGTACATGTTTGTGGGTATCGGTGTGGATGTggatgggtgtgtgagtgtgtgtgagtgt containing:
- the LOC111963363 gene encoding LOW QUALITY PROTEIN: 1-phosphatidylinositol 4,5-bisphosphate phosphodiesterase beta-1-like (The sequence of the model RefSeq protein was modified relative to this genomic sequence to represent the inferred CDS: deleted 1 base in 1 codon), producing the protein MAGAQPGTHALKLKPLTVPDTLKNGSCFMKWDDDLSTVTPITLTVDPHGYFLHWTDQNKETEFLDITHIKDARTGKSTKTPKEAKLRELLDVGNLVGRIENRLLTVVTGADMVNITYLNFMALQEEEATKWAEELFSLASNLLSHNMNRETSLEKAYVRLTLQPNSEGRIPVKNIVRMFSADKKRVETALEHCNLPFGRSNSIPLEDFTPDVYRSFLSHLCPRPELSSVFSQQGAKGAYLSVDQMTEFINERQRDPRLNEILYPPLRPSQTQTLMEKYEFNQSLLKQGLITLEGFSRYLVSDENGVIPPEKLDQSEDMTFPLSHYFINSSHNTYLTAGQLAGSSSVEMYRQVMLAGCRCVELDCWKGRTAEEEPVITHGFTMTSEICFKEVIEAIAECAFKTSPFPVILSFENHVDSPKQQAKMAEYCRSIFGDALLIDPLEKYPLESGVPLPSPQELMGKILIKNKKSHKPPAAHGNKQLAEHPANQDAAEEQATDEPSSPSNITAEAEDDDDDDDDDCKKTSDEGTAEEPEAVATEEMSTLVNYIQPTKFNSFEASKKVNRSYQMSSFVETKALEHLTKSPVEFVEYNKQQLSRIYPKGTRVDSSNYMPQLFWNAGCQLVALNFQTIDLSMQLNLGMYEYNGKSGYRLKPEFMRRPDKHFDPFAESTVDGIVANTVKVKIISGQFLSDKKVGVYIELDMFGLPVDTRRKALKTKTSQSNAINPVWDEEPIIFKKVVLPTLASLRITAFEEGGKFIGHRIIPVPAIRPGYRYIGLRNEKNQSLILPAVFVYIEVKDYVPDTFADVIEALSNPIRYVNLLEQRSNSWLLSSGGRGEEETSKEIEANADQPGLAEPKANLRSAPLENGLSPSPTVTPRTLTNTPQSAATGTEHANQSVTPTNHHFLVVSEPTKPAAKTENMVQSVLIDMEAATLEELRQHKLIVLEQKRHYREMKDVVKRHQKKTLEMVKEQTTKYNQAQNQHTRRHNALLKTKQHGKTRSLSPGGKAELKQFDEDGEGQLRELREQQQQQLLELRQEQYYSEKYLKREHIKQMSEKLTTVTEESQNNQMKKLKDICDKEKKDLKKKMDKRRTEKIKEAMTKEKHLVEEGKLEINKSYVNEVVQNIKRLEDAQAKRQERLVKQHKDIQQQILDEKPKLQGAVEAEYQENFCLLPGEIQDFLQNRKGGVKGHVVPRPSTPHDILSEEELEDRRK